Sequence from the Nitrospirota bacterium genome:
GCTAGATCGAGATAGGCTTGGGCGCCGGCGGAAGCTGAGTTGTACAGCATGACCGGCTTGCCGTAGCTGGGGGCTTCCGCGAGCGTCACGTTGCGAGGAATGACCGTGCGGTAGACTTTCTCCTTGAAGTGCGACCGAATCTCTTCGGATACCTGGCGCGCCAGACTGTTCCGTGAATCGAACATTGTCAGGAGGATGCCTTCCAGCGCCAGGACCGGATTCAGTGATTCCTGGATGCGGGCCACGTTGGAGAGCAGCCGACCGAGCCCCTCCATCGCGTAGTATTCACATTGCACTGGAACCAAGACCGACGAGGCTGCAGTCAAGGCGTTGATCGTCAGCAACCCCAACGCCGGTGGACAGTCCACGATGATGAACTCCGGCGCAACCGGAATGGCCTGAATCGCCGCTTTGAGCAACGATTCACGGTCTTGGAGGGGCACGAGTTCAACTTCGGCTCCGGCCAGGTCCGCGTTCGCCGGCAAGATTTGGAGTCCTTGAATGACCGTCGTCTGAATCGCTGCACTTGTGGAGACCCCTCGCAAGAGACAATCGTAGACCGTGTACTTGAGGCTTGTCGGATCGACTCCGATCCCGCCCGTGGTATTCCCTTGGGGGTCCATATCGATCAACAATACGGCCTTGCCCTGGATCGCCAAGGCCGCAGCTAAATTAATTGAAGTGGTTGTTTTTCCAACCCCTCCTTTTTGATTCGCTACGGCGATAATGCGTGCCACGACCCACCTTTCATGGCCTGCCGAGCCAACCTGCGAGGCCCTGTTCCACGTGGAACAATGAGAGTCTAAGAACGAGACTTTCTTTCCAAGATCGTCAACACACGGGATCCGTACCCCATAGGCAAGGTATAGGCGATTTCACGCCTGATTTGCAAGCCGTCCAGTGGAAATTCATTCTCCAATAGTCTCGCGCGACAAAGAATCACAACCCCGCTCTGGCTGAGCAACGAAATGAAACAGCTGAGCAGACTTGCCACATTCACAGCTCTGGTAATAATGTGGGTAAAGCCAGCCTGATAGATCGGATCGCGCGAAAATACCTCCATTCGCCTTGGAATGGCCACGATATGGTCCAGCTCCAACGTCCCAATGACATGACGCAGAAAGGCCGTCTTCTTCTGACTTGGCTCGAGAAGGGTCATGTCCAGTTCCGGATGCATCAGCTTGAGGGGAAGACCTGGGAACCC
This genomic interval carries:
- a CDS encoding ParA family protein → MARIIAVANQKGGVGKTTTSINLAAALAIQGKAVLLIDMDPQGNTTGGIGVDPTSLKYTVYDCLLRGVSTSAAIQTTVIQGLQILPANADLAGAEVELVPLQDRESLLKAAIQAIPVAPEFIIVDCPPALGLLTINALTAASSVLVPVQCEYYAMEGLGRLLSNVARIQESLNPVLALEGILLTMFDSRNSLARQVSEEIRSHFKEKVYRTVIPRNVTLAEAPSYGKPVMLYNSASAGAQAYLDLAKELLNHGKASPR